A region from the Lycium barbarum isolate Lr01 chromosome 8, ASM1917538v2, whole genome shotgun sequence genome encodes:
- the LOC132608369 gene encoding guanylate kinase 2-like gives MSRTGETGDRTKKVTRTSVGTPFVREQEKALGNEVVAWSKGVSGDVEKPIVISGPSGVGKGTLISKLMKEFPSMFGFSVSHTTRAPREKERNGIHYYFTDRNVMERGIKDGKFLEFASVHGNLYGTSVEDVEVVADAGKVSLLPFPESIDLSSELSVSKIDQKLLINSSAVEHEKASNNMYVQDLSLLKGGAPGRTRGLNMYANCENQLSSNITHPRT, from the exons atgagTCGAACTGGTGAGACGGGGGACCGAACGAAGAAGGTTACAAGAACATCG GTGGGCACTCCATTTGTTAGAGAACAGGAAAAGGCTTTAGGGAATGAGGTGGTTGCCTGGAGCAAAGGAGTATCGGGCGATGTTGAGAAGCCAATTGTCATTAGTGGCCCTTCTGGAGTGGGTAAAGGTACCTTGATATCAAAGCTAATGAAAGAATTTCCATCCATGTTCGGATTTTCTGTGAGCCACACAACTCGAGCACCAAGAGAAAAGGAGCGGAATGGGATTCATTATTATTTTACTGACCGCAATGTAATGGAGAGAGGGATAAAGGATGGCAAGTTCCTCGAGTTTGCTTCCGTTCATGGTAATCTCTATGGAACCAGTGTAGAAGATGTTGAGGTGGTTGCTGATGCTGGCAAGGTATCCCTGCTTCCAT TTCCAGAATCAATAGATTTATCCAGCGAACTTTCAGTGTCAAAGATTGATCAAAAGCTTCTGATCAACTCTAGTGCTGTTGAACATGAAAAGGCATCAAACAACAT GTACGTTCAGGACTTATCTTTGCTCAAAGGAGGAGCCCCAGGACGGACAAGAGGACTAAACATGTACGCCAACTGTGAGAACCAGCTGAGCTCTAATATCACACATCCCAGAACTTAG
- the LOC132607496 gene encoding nuclear transcription factor Y subunit A-7-like isoform X1 — protein MGAGTCGEVERTMFQKSADSDCKREGKHVGAIPIIMGGNLRAANQFELMAPSIAFKSYPYSEVPQYSGGNVTVACPEPMVNQNIERSAVHHNGRMILPAEVKEEPMYVNAKQYHGIIRRRQLRAKALLEQKVVKSRKPYLHESRHRHAMRRARDGGGRFLNTKKKIQSTTNGNNDNATPNSEGKGSLNSDSSQSYLVNYGHDIGSSNSSAIEGFLYQGIDDNSTENLQLGCCHYQWNLNDNHSNCMQSQARF, from the exons ATGGGAGCTGGTACTTGCGGAGAAGTTGAACGTACAATGTTCCAAAAATCAG CAGATAGTGATTGCAAGAGAGAAGGAAAACATGTAGGAGCTATACCTATAATCATGGGTGGAAATTTAAGAGCAGCTAATCAATTTGAACTGATGGCCCCCTCAATT GCATTCAAATCATATCCCTATTCAGAAGTACCACAATATTCTGGTGGCAATGTGACTGTTGCTTGTCCCGAGCCTATG GTAAATCAAAATATAGAAAGATCAGCAGTGCATCATAATGGTAGAATGATATTGCCGGCTGAAGTGAAGGAGGAGCCAATGTATGTAAATGCCAAACAGTACCATGGAATTATAAGGCGAAGGCAACTCCGTGCTAAGGCTTTGTTGGAGCAAAAAGTTGTAAAATCAAGAAAG CCTTATCTTCATGAATCTCGGCACCGGCATGCGATGAGAAGAGCTAGAGATGGTGGAGGCAGATTTCTCAACACAAAGAAGAAGATTCAATCTACTACTAATGGCAATAATGATAATGCAACTCCAAACAGTGAAGGCAAAGGTTCATTGAACTCTGATTCTTCTCAAAGTTACTTAGTCAATTATGGACATGATATTGGATCATCAAATAGTAGTGCTATTGAGGGATTTCTGTACCAAGGAATAGATGATAATAGTACAGAAAATCTTCAACTGGGTTGTTGTCATTATCAGTGGAACCTCAATGACAACCATAGCAATTGCATGCAGTCACAAGCGCGCTTCTAA
- the LOC132607496 gene encoding nuclear transcription factor Y subunit A-7-like isoform X2 → MGAGTCGEVERTMFQKSDSDCKREGKHVGAIPIIMGGNLRAANQFELMAPSIAFKSYPYSEVPQYSGGNVTVACPEPMVNQNIERSAVHHNGRMILPAEVKEEPMYVNAKQYHGIIRRRQLRAKALLEQKVVKSRKPYLHESRHRHAMRRARDGGGRFLNTKKKIQSTTNGNNDNATPNSEGKGSLNSDSSQSYLVNYGHDIGSSNSSAIEGFLYQGIDDNSTENLQLGCCHYQWNLNDNHSNCMQSQARF, encoded by the exons ATGGGAGCTGGTACTTGCGGAGAAGTTGAACGTACAATGTTCCAAAAATCAG ATAGTGATTGCAAGAGAGAAGGAAAACATGTAGGAGCTATACCTATAATCATGGGTGGAAATTTAAGAGCAGCTAATCAATTTGAACTGATGGCCCCCTCAATT GCATTCAAATCATATCCCTATTCAGAAGTACCACAATATTCTGGTGGCAATGTGACTGTTGCTTGTCCCGAGCCTATG GTAAATCAAAATATAGAAAGATCAGCAGTGCATCATAATGGTAGAATGATATTGCCGGCTGAAGTGAAGGAGGAGCCAATGTATGTAAATGCCAAACAGTACCATGGAATTATAAGGCGAAGGCAACTCCGTGCTAAGGCTTTGTTGGAGCAAAAAGTTGTAAAATCAAGAAAG CCTTATCTTCATGAATCTCGGCACCGGCATGCGATGAGAAGAGCTAGAGATGGTGGAGGCAGATTTCTCAACACAAAGAAGAAGATTCAATCTACTACTAATGGCAATAATGATAATGCAACTCCAAACAGTGAAGGCAAAGGTTCATTGAACTCTGATTCTTCTCAAAGTTACTTAGTCAATTATGGACATGATATTGGATCATCAAATAGTAGTGCTATTGAGGGATTTCTGTACCAAGGAATAGATGATAATAGTACAGAAAATCTTCAACTGGGTTGTTGTCATTATCAGTGGAACCTCAATGACAACCATAGCAATTGCATGCAGTCACAAGCGCGCTTCTAA